cgacagtagttgaggacattattttttccaaactgtagggggaccccaagagcaaaagtagccaagtgctgctttaactgAGTCTCAAATAGCCTTTCTTGATGTTATACATACAAGCACTTATGTTATTCATGATTAAGTATTGggatatttttttatcattatttacgTGAGGCAAAAGTAACGTTAGTTAAGAATGAAGAATAAATAGAAATTCACGGCATTCAACAACTTGCTAAAATTATTTCCAATTTTCTTTCTCCCACTTGTTCTGGCATCCTGGAGCACATAAGCTGTCCATCATGTTGAAATAGTAAGGTTTAAACACTCTGGTTTTAAATTATGCTCTAGACCAATGCAACAGCCGCTCTAGCGCTCCCCTGACTGACTGCCAAAATGGCGGCGCTTAGGCTGCGTGACGTCAACGGCGTCACAGACCTGccggtttatttattttatagacctatacaaatataataaataaaccgGTAGGTCTGTGTGTCTATGTTTGTGCTTTATTCAAGCAGTTAAACTGtaaatgtaaagatgttttgcaGCACAGGGTAAAGCCAGTATGTAGGCCTACATTAATGATGATTTGAGAAAATTATAatgtacatttaatataaaaataggtaaatgtgtgttaaaacTGTGTTctcgtccggtgtgcgaccatCTTAAGTTTCTAAAGATCTGCAGCCAGTTATCTAAcaaaaacattcacaaatatcCATGGCAACCGGCCTCGACGGATCACTGTCTGTGACATCACAGTGCGAGTATAAGTTCCGCTCAGGTTGTGGTGAAGTTCAGCTGGTTTCTTCAATACGTTTGACTAGTGCTTTTAATAGAGCTTTATATCTCTTGATCTGTTATATCACCTGATTTTTGCTATTGCATTCAGTcaaattgtgataaaagttcatagCAGATTGTCAGAGAGAAACCTGGAGAAATGGGCCAGTGCAGATCTCATAGTTACGTAGTAGAGCAAAATGCTCAAGATGCGTGTATCTCAGCAAAGCCTGCCCAAGAGAAagcaaagaagaagaagaaaggcAGGTTCTTTAGATGGACTTCTTCTTGGACATCTAAGAAAGCGTCCATTGATGGCCAAGAGAGTCAGTGCACAAATGATGAACAGAGTCATTGTGCAAACGTTGAAAACCAACAGCCTGAGATCATCCAGCAGTTGCCTCGTGGTAAAATTGTTTTTGTGTCTCTGTCGACAATTGGTGGTCAACAGAGTCAGTGCACCaattatgaaaaacaacaaCCTGAGACAATCGATGGTCAGCAGAGTCAGAGCAGAAATGACAGTGACCAACAGCTTGAGACCATCGATGTCCAGGAGAGTCAGAGCACAAAAGATGCCATCCAAAAGCCTGAGAGATGCTCAGATGGTGAATCTGGTCATGCCAGCGACACCAAGAAGGCTTTAGAGCTCAGGTGTGTGTCGTTCCACACGACTAATGAAGACATTGACCTATCAGTGGACAAGGCTGAGCAGGACAGCTGGGTCACCTGTGTGTCCTCCCTCACACCTAAGCCCGAGGAAAAGAAAGACAAAGAAAATCCCGGGCCAGAGCGAGCGTCCACCAGCACACACAGGAACAACAACAGTGAGGAGAACACACTCTCCGCCTCGCCAGCGGACGACACTGCTTGGACCAATGAGGAAGAAGTTATCAATTTAAGTCTAAAGGGAAAGACAGGTCAGTTTAATACTATCATATGACATAAAATGTGCAAACAGAAGCACTTTTACTAGAAATTCTAATCTTTAATCAGCATGATTGTAAATTTACCATCTCTTTTCTTTATTAACAGATGACATCCTGCAGCATTATGAATGTTTGAAACTGCTGGGCCGAGGATCATACGGACAAGTCTTTGAAGGAAT
This DNA window, taken from Pseudorasbora parva isolate DD20220531a chromosome 7, ASM2467924v1, whole genome shotgun sequence, encodes the following:
- the LOC137083383 gene encoding uncharacterized protein isoform X2; this encodes MGQCRSHSYVVEQNAQDACISAKPAQEKAKKKKKGRFFRWTSSWTSKKASIDGQESQCTNDEQSHCANVENQQPEIIQQLPRGKIVFVSLSTIGGQQSQCTNYEKQQPETIDGQQSQSRNDSDQQLETIDVQESQSTKDAIQKPERCSDGESGHASDTKKALELRCVSFHTTNEDIDLSVDKAEQDSWVTCVSSLTPKPEEKKDKENPGPERASTSTHRNNNSEENTLSASPADDTAWTNEEEVINLSLKGKTDDILQHYECLKLLGRGSYGQVFEGIRLSDSRKV
- the LOC137083383 gene encoding uncharacterized protein isoform X1, producing the protein MGQCRSHSYVVEQNAQDACISAKPAQEKAKKKKKGRFFRWTSSWTSKKASIDGQESQCTNDEQSHCANVENQQPEIIQQLPRGKIVFVSLSTIGGQQSQCTNYEKQQPETIDGQQSQSRNDSDQQLETIDVQESQSTKDAIQKPERCSDGESGHASDTKKALELRCVSFHTTNEDIDLSVDKAEQDSWVTCVSSLTPKPEEKKDKENPGPERASTSTHRNNNSEENTLSASPADDTAWTNEEEVINLSLKGKTDDILQHYECLKLLGRGSYGQVFEGIRLSDSRKVALKYVEKTGCEGNVRNVSGPLLSEYAFALAIGYVWKENCMQNCQQFLSHNPHPSLTLKLYFLSFCPEMHFFGSFLLLLFCILFTFKLLDFINE